Part of the Permianibacter fluminis genome, TTGCGTTCAGCCACAGCGAGGTCATCACATATTGTCCCGCCCAGAACGTGCCGGCATTGCTCAGCGCGTACACGCTGTCGGCAGCGGACGGACTGCTGGTGGTGGACGGACTGCCGGGACGGAACGTCATGGTCGTTTCCGTCCGGCCATCATTGCCGAACAAATCGACATCGTTCTGGCTGGCATCCCAGCTGCCGCCATCGTGAAACGATGCCGCGCAGGTAAAGCGGCCATTGTTGACGCCGCTGACGTTGTAGTCGTGGTAGTGCGCGCTGAACGACTGCGGCGCGCCCTTCCATTGCAAGGTCAACTGCAACTGACTGAGTTTCTTGCTGAATGCCTCGGGACAACCGACGACAAAGCGCGTGCCGACAACGGGCTGCGGACCAAATGGCATGAAAGCCTTTTTCGGGTCGAGCTTGCCAGCGTCGCCATCCAGCGCCAGCGTGCTGATGCCAGTGACCTGCACGGCAACCTGAATGCGCTGCACCTGCAGCGCTGCCAGATCTTCATAGCCAACGTTGCTGCTGGCGGGTTTCAGCAGTACCTGCAGCAGTGGCGCCGTCGCCGCGAAACTGTTGCCGTGCACCTCGGCGCGATAGTCGATCACTGCCGGATCGGTGCTAGTCAGATCAATAGCCAACTTCAAGACACTGCCGCTGACAAATGACGCGCTGTAAGCAAGCGGCCCGAGCCAACGTTTGTCGGCAGTCAGATGCAGTTCAAACGCATTACCCAGCACCGCACTGCTGGGCTTGTTGGCAGGCAGCCCGGCCAGCGTCAGCAGCACGTCGATATGCCGCTGCCCTTCCGCCATGCGCAGCACAGGTGACGCCACGGCAAAACCGATTTTGCCGACCGGCAGGGCGACGTGACCAAACGCCGGCCATTTCGGTTCTTGTTCCGGCAGCTCGCTGCCAAAACCATCGGCCGAATTGGCGACCGCCGCAAAGCGAATGCTGCCGTGACCGCGATCATCACGAAATATCGACTGCAGACGAGCGACCCGGCTACGGTTGATCACCGTGTCGCCGGTCGGCACATACAGCCGCTCGACATTGCTGGCATCCTTGCCGGCAGAAAACACCTGCGCCGGGCCGATCAGTACCGGCTCCGGCCGCTCTTTGGCATTCTGCTTCTTCAACTCAAGCAGGACATGGACCTCGTCCGGACGAGCCGGCTTGGCAGCAAATTGCAGAATGTCGCGGTAGAAAAACGCCAGATGCCGACCGGTAAGCTGATTCAGCAGCGCCTGTGGTTGGCCATAGAGCTTCAGGAAGCTGAGCAGCAAACCGAGATGCGCCGGCGCATCTCCATCCTGTTGTTGCAACCACTGCCGGATGGTTGCTTCATTGGCGGCAAAGAACGAACTCCAGTCACCGTCGGCAACATTCGGGTCCGTGCGGTAGTAGCGGATGTGTGGCGCCAGCCGTTGCAGAAACCGATACAGATCCTCAGGGCTGCGCTCGTCAGCATCGGCATGGTGCACGTCCAGCTCGGCCGGCAGCCGCTCATCCTGACTCTGGCCCGGTTCGAAGATCTGACGGTCAATGATGCTTTGCTCGGCCATGAACGCTGCGCTGCTCCCTTACGCTGTTTGCCAATCCCGTTTCAACACATTCGAGTGTGACCACATGCGACAGTAATCACTTGCCCTTTTCTTTGCCGACGGCATCGCGCCTAAAGCAATGGCGGTACCGGCAATTTGGCTTCACTGCCGTCGCTGATATAAAACGGATAGACCAAGTTGTAGCGCGAGTTGGTCGCCCGCACCGAATACTCCAGCAACACTTCGATGCGCCCTTCGTTCTGCCGGGCGGTGTTCAGTTCCAATGCCAGTACGGTTATCCGCGGTTCATAAATCAGGATATTGGTGCGGATATTGTCCTTGATGAACGTCGTCATCGTGGTGCTGAGTGGCTCGAACAACAGCTCACGCAAATTCAACCCGTACTTCGGATTCAGGAAGCGCTCACCGCGTATCGTGCCAAACAGGATCTGCAGGCTGGCGGCAATATCGGCCTCATCGACCGTCATCGCCACTTCGCCACTGTCGGCATGAAAGGTCGGCGGGAAGCTCCAGCCGGTACCGAGAAAGGATTGGTAAGTCATGTCTTTATTGGCCACGATTCGCGCTCGACAGTCCTTTACGATAAGTGGGTCTTGTTGCCGGCTAACACAGTCACGCTCGCTGACATCAAGCCTTTCCTTCAGCCAATCATCACGGTCGGCGCACCCACCACCGCCATTGCCCCGCAGATGCAGGTATCCGTCGTGCGCAGCGCCGGCCGACCACCGATCAAAACCGTGGCGCTGCCGGTCGGAAACGGACTGACCGTCGGCTGATGCCCACTCGGCGGCAACGCACACACATGCATATCACCGAGCACGGCGGCGGGCATGCCGCCCAGCAGCACGGTCGGCACACCGGGACCAATGACGGTGCCACCATGCGTTGTCACATCCCCCACTCGTACCGCTGCCGGCATCGCCTGCACTCCTGTTTGTGTCGCGCTTATCGCTGCACCATTTGTGCGCAAGGTTTGCGCTCGCCATTTTTTTCGCGGAGTTCACGTGATGCCCACGCGATGCTCACGCGACGTTCACGGTCGCCTTCCTGCTTCAGTTCAGCTGCAGGATGCCGCCCTTTATCGTGGTCGTTGCGGCACTGGAAAGTTCGGCACTGACCGCGCCCTCCAGCTTCATCTCGGTACCGCCCTTGACGTTGAAGCCAAGGCCAGACTCCAGCTTGCAATCGGTGGCGGCTTTCAGTTCAATCGCCTTGATGCTTTCAATCTTGATGCCGTCAGCGGTCATTTCGATCTTGTTGCCGTGCTGGTCGGCAAGGCGTATGACTTTCTCGTCCTCATCCAGCGTCAACTTGTTCCCCGCCGGCGTTTCCAACTGCAGAATCTTTTTCTCGTCATTGAAATACAGCTTCATTTTTTCCCGGCTTTGGAACAGCTTTTCATGGTTGTCGTCCTTGCCTTCCAGCGGCGCCGGCAATGAACTGCTGTGCAGCATGCCGAGCATCACTGCCCGGCGCGGATCATCTTCCAGAAAGCCCAGCACGACTTCATCGCCGATTTCCGGCCGAAAGAAAAACCCGCGCTCCTTGCCAGCATCGAGGCTGGCCACCCTTGCCCAAATGCCATCCTGATCGGTATCCACCATCGGCAAACGCACCCGGACCCGGTGCTCGCCTTCCGGGTCTTCGTTGCTGATGACAACGCCGATTTGCAAACCGCTGACACTGGGCAACAGCGCGCCCGCCTGCGGCGCCGACACGTTGTGCTGCTCGGCAAACCAGTGCTGCTGACTACCAAATTGCAGATGGGTCTTCCAGCCCTGAACCAAATCAAACTCATGACGAACGCCGGTGACGAACACATTGCCGTTGAAGCGCTCGCCGACCCCGCCAACCGTCACCACATCACCGGGATTCACGGTCCCGATGCCTTCGCATTTGATCCGGCCGCAGACCTTGCTGATCTGCACTTTCTGCCACTGGGCATCGGCCCAGGCCTGAGCTTCATCCTCGGCCAGCGCGGCATGATGCAAGGCAAACTGGTCCAGACCGATCACGGCGGCCAATGAATCTTCGCTGTAATTGCCTGGCCCTTGTACCGTTGGCGTTGCACCGTCGCATTGCACCAACGCCTGAGTCGCCGGATCCCAACTGATTCCCTTGACCGCGGCAAATTGCCGACGACTGTCAATCTCGGCATCGAACTCCAATACCGTGGCGCCGAACTGCAAACTGCATTTTGGACTGCCGGACATTGCCGCTGCTTTCACGATGAGCTTGTCAGCGTCGGTCAGCACCATCTTTCCGTTGGCTTCGGCGCGAGTCAGCAGAAAGTCCCAATCTGTGCTGCGGTATTGCACGAGCTGCTCGTGCTTGACCTTGCTGGCCTCGACTTCGGCGGTCAGCCCGGCGGCAGTCGCCAGGGCTTCCATGACTTCGCTGTCTTTCTGATCAAAGTAACAGGCATTGCGTCGGCCCACGGTCAGCGTGCTGGCCTTGTGCCGACACTCAATGACCAGCTGTGGCGAACTTTGCTCACGTACCTTCAACGACTGTTTGATCACAATGCCCTTGAACAGCGACACCGGATCGCCGCCAGCGCCGGCCAGCACCTCCACCTCCTTGCCCGGTGCAAACAGATCGGTATTGCTGAGCGGAAAATCACTGCTCGATGCTGCGCCGTCCTGATAAACCAGACGTAGCGCACTGATCGTATTGACCGCCTTTACGACCGACAGCGCCAGCAACTGATGCTCACGGCCCACTGCGGTGCCGCTGGCTTTGACCGTGAACTCGCGATGCTCCGCCGCGATCGGCAAGGTCCGGGCGTCAGCCATGATTCGGGCTCCGGACAGCTTGGCTCCGGGACTTCATGAGCGCTTCTCCAGTGGCGGAAAAAAAAGCCGACTGCCAGCCTTCAGCTCCCGGAAATGATCAAGGCCATTGGCTTCCGCGACTTGCCGGAACAAACCCGGATCGCCATAAATTTGGTAACACAGCATCGGCAAGGTATCGCCTGCCTTGATTTGCCGGACATGGGTCAAGTCCGGTGACGAATCCTGAGCAAGGGCAACCCGGGTCTGGTCATCGACAGCATCAGTAAAAGTCGCAGTAATAACCGCTCGCAGCGGCACGCCGCTGGCCTTGAACATCTTGTAAGCAATCGATGCGCTCTTCAGCACACAGCGTTTGACTTGCAAGGTGCCCCACACCACTTTCAGATAATTGGGCCGGTGAATATTGCCGTTGTAACCGGTCACCGTCTGAAAGCGTTCGACCTCAGTCTGCACATCAATGACCTTGCCGGCCGCGCCAGTGCCATCGATGAAAAAGGTCAGCGACATATCGCCGGGTTTGACCTTCTTGAAATTCATCTTGCTGTTGGTGGTACCGGAACCCTGGGCGCTGTCGTATTCCATGTCATACGCCAGCGTGATCTCGTTCGGGTTGACGAACGAAACAAATTCGCCGATGACGTCGCCATTGCAATCCGGCTGTTCAAACGCCTTGATCCGGATTTTCTCCAGCTCGCCTCGTGCCGCTCCAGAATCCGCCATGGCTCAGCGCTCTTCCTTCTGGTCCAGAATTTCCAGCACCCGCTCGACGCACTCGCTGATGATGGCCTGCTTGTCACCCGTGGCATCGCCACCACTGGCGGCACCGCCAGAGGCTTGATTGCTGACTTCAACCGAAATCACCACTTCATCAATGATGATGGGCATAGCCTTCTCCTCCTTGCCGGTCTGCAGCAACTGACGTACGAGCAGCTGGAGCTCGAATCGTCGATATCCCGTTGCCACCAGACTGCCGTGCTGTAGCCATTGGCCGCGGCACGACTAGGCCCGGTCCTGGGTAAAGTACTGGTAATAAAATTGCAGGCTCTCGACCACCACGGCATTGCTGCTAGCATTCAGGTCACTGACCGCCCACTTGGTGGGAAAGGCGTTTACAACCGTCCAGGTCAGCAAGGGATCATGATTTTCATTGAGCAGCTTGACGACGATATTGCGCGGCGACAGCACGTCTTTTTCAATGTTGTCACGGACCCAGTTCCAGATTTCCGACTTCAGCAGCAGCCCGCGCTTGAGCACCAACTCGGGATATTTGGCCCGGTTTGGATATTTCTGGACAAAGCGATTCTCGCCACCCTCGGCCACTTCTTCGGTGGCGAGCTCGACCGACAAGCCGCTGATCTCCGAAAACCGGACATCATTGCCATCGGGCGGAATGCCTGCGACTTCCACCTTGAAGTGAAAGCCGACCGGCGGGTAATAAATCGCCATCGTCAGGGCTCCGCCGACTATTCGTTCTGCAGTTCCAGCCCCTCATGGGCCAGCTCGACCGATTCGATGGCGACTTCATTGGCCGACGCCTTCAACGCCGGGCCTTCAACCTTGACCGGAAAAGCGTTCATGATTTTCCAGACCATCACCGGCTGATGCTCTTCATTGAGCAGGCTGATGACGAGATTGCGTCGCTCCACGGTATTGAGCTTGACCGTGCTGAGCCATTTGAAAAAATCATTGTCGCCTTTGATGATGCCGCGCTTGAGCGTGACATTGCTGAACTTGCGCAGCCCCGGCATTTTGATCGACGAGTATTCAGGGAACGAGCCATCGCGATACTCGATAGCCTGATTTTCCTGGGTCAACCCGGCGACTTCGGAAAAGCCAACCCGTTTGCCGCCCCATTCGACGGTGAAATGGAAAGTCGGAATTGGATAGGGAGTGGGCATGATGCAAAACCTCCTGTTTTCATTGAATCCTGAACGTTATTGAATCCGAACGTCATTTACTTCTGGACCTCATTGGTCCTGAACGTCACCAGCTCACGAGGTCTGCAACTTGTGCGAGAACTTCAGGATGATGAATTCCGCCGGCCGCACCACCGCCATGCCGATTTCGACGTTCATCCGCCCTTCCAGAATGTCCTGCGAGTTCATCGTGGTACCGAGGCCGCATTTGACGAAGAAGGCATCCTTTGGTGTCGCCCCGGCCAGCGCGCCTTCTCGCCATTTGTCGATCAGGTAGTTTTCGATCATGCCGCGGACCTTGACCCAGGTATTGGCATCGTTGGGTTCGAACACAGCCCAGTAGGTCGATTTCTTGATCGACTCCTCAACCATGTTGAAGAACCGCCGCACCGACACATAACGCCATTCGTTGTCATTACCGGCCAGCGTGCGCGCACCCCAGACCAAGGTGCCTTTTCCGGCAAACGCGCGAATGGCGTTGATCGACTTGCCAGTGGTGGCATCGACGTTCAGATCGTCCTGCTTGAGATTGTCCAGCCGCACCATCGGCTCAATGACATTGACCAGGCTGACGTTGGCCGGCGCTTTCCAGACGCCGCGATTAGCGTCAGTCGCGGCATAGACGCCAGCGACCGCACCGCTTGGCGGCAGCGCAATGAAGTGATCCTTCAAGGCGGTCTTGACGAAGTTGTACAGCGCGGTGTTGCTGCTCTTGAAGGTGACCAGATCAGCAGGCGCATTGACGCCGACCGTGACATCGACATTGGTTTCACCCACATTGATGTAGTAGTTCAGGGTCGATTTGATAAACGGATAATAGCTGGCGCCATATTTGAGATGGTTGTTGCCAAAGTAACCGCGATTGGCAGTCAAACCGGCCGGATCGAGGCTGATGCCACCATCGCGAATATCAAAGATGCAGAAGCGATCGCGCAGCTTGTCGCACTGACCCAGCATTGCCTGAACCAGCGAGGTGTAGTCGGCGGTACTGAGCTTGACTGCCTCCGGAATCACCAACAGGGTCGGCTCGTCTTCCAGCGCCACGGCATCGAGGCCGTCCTGCAAACCAAAACCGGTCGCTGGTGCCTGGGTGCCATCGCCAGTCAAATCGATCACAGCTGGCGTCTGGAAATAACCAACCGACACGACATAGCACTGACTGCCGCCATTATCGAAATACATCTTGACGCTGTAATAGAGCAGGTAGGCAATGGTAGGCAACGCCACACTGCTAACCGAATAGGCACCGTTACCCAGATCAGCAACCGTGATGCCTATCGTTTCCTCCTTCGGCAGTCCGTACAGGCTCTCAAACTCCTTCAGCGAGTAGATCTTGGTCGGCTTCATATGAAGATCATCTGCGGTATTGCGGCTGGCTTTTTCGGTGTAGCCAACGAAAGCCGGAATGGCAGTCCCCACCTCCGCCACCGAGGGCGGGAAAACCGGGATCTCTTCAACATAGACA contains:
- a CDS encoding baseplate J/gp47 family protein — translated: MAEQSIIDRQIFEPGQSQDERLPAELDVHHADADERSPEDLYRFLQRLAPHIRYYRTDPNVADGDWSSFFAANEATIRQWLQQQDGDAPAHLGLLLSFLKLYGQPQALLNQLTGRHLAFFYRDILQFAAKPARPDEVHVLLELKKQNAKERPEPVLIGPAQVFSAGKDASNVERLYVPTGDTVINRSRVARLQSIFRDDRGHGSIRFAAVANSADGFGSELPEQEPKWPAFGHVALPVGKIGFAVASPVLRMAEGQRHIDVLLTLAGLPANKPSSAVLGNAFELHLTADKRWLGPLAYSASFVSGSVLKLAIDLTSTDPAVIDYRAEVHGNSFAATAPLLQVLLKPASSNVGYEDLAALQVQRIQVAVQVTGISTLALDGDAGKLDPKKAFMPFGPQPVVGTRFVVGCPEAFSKKLSQLQLTLQWKGAPQSFSAHYHDYNVSGVNNGRFTCAASFHDGGSWDASQNDVDLFGNDGRTETTMTFRPGSPSTTSSPSAADSVYALSNAGTFWAGQYVMTSLWLNATLQSYTAAPPAVQPGSLVLALEHDFLHAQYRTRTIEEAYKSGNKVVLNEPYAPTLQYLKLSYQANTDDVAIDSNSLAAYSHPDVQFFHVGCFGTLREHRYQREQLSFVSTKQVPLLPAFPYQGEFLIGIADAQAGDSVSLLFQVAEGSADPELPRQPIDWHVLCDNYWKPLASSELVLDTSNALLTSGIVRVVLPAGATYQNSWLATDHIWLRAAVREQVSAVSELLQVASNAVTVQFADQGNDPAHLLTALPAKQIVKLKTPVAGIKSVTQPFASFGGRAEESDPALHRRAAERLRHKQRAITAWDHERLVLEQFPSVHRVKCIPHAKPGAWLAPGNLLVIVVPDLRQRNGRDPLQPKVDANTLAEIQAYLQQHSAMQINLQVRNPRYQKLRLDFAVQFRTGYEFNFYSGQLNQALLSLLSPWAFDASRPLQFGGRVYKSVLLDFVEELPYVDYVSDFKLFSWAGETPALTDRNEVFPESPDSILVSDASHHIVGMG
- a CDS encoding GPW/gp25 family protein, with translation MTYQSFLGTGWSFPPTFHADSGEVAMTVDEADIAASLQILFGTIRGERFLNPKYGLNLRELLFEPLSTTMTTFIKDNIRTNILIYEPRITVLALELNTARQNEGRIEVLLEYSVRATNSRYNLVYPFYISDGSEAKLPVPPLL
- a CDS encoding PAAR domain-containing protein yields the protein MPAAVRVGDVTTHGGTVIGPGVPTVLLGGMPAAVLGDMHVCALPPSGHQPTVSPFPTGSATVLIGGRPALRTTDTCICGAMAVVGAPTVMIG
- the vgrG gene encoding type VI secretion system tip protein VgrG; its protein translation is MADARTLPIAAEHREFTVKASGTAVGREHQLLALSVVKAVNTISALRLVYQDGAASSSDFPLSNTDLFAPGKEVEVLAGAGGDPVSLFKGIVIKQSLKVREQSSPQLVIECRHKASTLTVGRRNACYFDQKDSEVMEALATAAGLTAEVEASKVKHEQLVQYRSTDWDFLLTRAEANGKMVLTDADKLIVKAAAMSGSPKCSLQFGATVLEFDAEIDSRRQFAAVKGISWDPATQALVQCDGATPTVQGPGNYSEDSLAAVIGLDQFALHHAALAEDEAQAWADAQWQKVQISKVCGRIKCEGIGTVNPGDVVTVGGVGERFNGNVFVTGVRHEFDLVQGWKTHLQFGSQQHWFAEQHNVSAPQAGALLPSVSGLQIGVVISNEDPEGEHRVRVRLPMVDTDQDGIWARVASLDAGKERGFFFRPEIGDEVVLGFLEDDPRRAVMLGMLHSSSLPAPLEGKDDNHEKLFQSREKMKLYFNDEKKILQLETPAGNKLTLDEDEKVIRLADQHGNKIEMTADGIKIESIKAIELKAATDCKLESGLGFNVKGGTEMKLEGAVSAELSSAATTTIKGGILQLN
- a CDS encoding LysM peptidoglycan-binding domain-containing protein, encoding MADSGAARGELEKIRIKAFEQPDCNGDVIGEFVSFVNPNEITLAYDMEYDSAQGSGTTNSKMNFKKVKPGDMSLTFFIDGTGAAGKVIDVQTEVERFQTVTGYNGNIHRPNYLKVVWGTLQVKRCVLKSASIAYKMFKASGVPLRAVITATFTDAVDDQTRVALAQDSSPDLTHVRQIKAGDTLPMLCYQIYGDPGLFRQVAEANGLDHFRELKAGSRLFFPPLEKRS
- a CDS encoding DUF5908 family protein; the protein is MPIIIDEVVISVEVSNQASGGAASGGDATGDKQAIISECVERVLEILDQKEER
- a CDS encoding phage tail protein, whose translation is MAIYYPPVGFHFKVEVAGIPPDGNDVRFSEISGLSVELATEEVAEGGENRFVQKYPNRAKYPELVLKRGLLLKSEIWNWVRDNIEKDVLSPRNIVVKLLNENHDPLLTWTVVNAFPTKWAVSDLNASSNAVVVESLQFYYQYFTQDRA
- a CDS encoding phage tail protein encodes the protein MPTPYPIPTFHFTVEWGGKRVGFSEVAGLTQENQAIEYRDGSFPEYSSIKMPGLRKFSNVTLKRGIIKGDNDFFKWLSTVKLNTVERRNLVISLLNEEHQPVMVWKIMNAFPVKVEGPALKASANEVAIESVELAHEGLELQNE
- a CDS encoding phage tail sheath family protein, which translates into the protein MATYKTPNVYVEEIPVFPPSVAEVGTAIPAFVGYTEKASRNTADDLHMKPTKIYSLKEFESLYGLPKEETIGITVADLGNGAYSVSSVALPTIAYLLYYSVKMYFDNGGSQCYVVSVGYFQTPAVIDLTGDGTQAPATGFGLQDGLDAVALEDEPTLLVIPEAVKLSTADYTSLVQAMLGQCDKLRDRFCIFDIRDGGISLDPAGLTANRGYFGNNHLKYGASYYPFIKSTLNYYINVGETNVDVTVGVNAPADLVTFKSSNTALYNFVKTALKDHFIALPPSGAVAGVYAATDANRGVWKAPANVSLVNVIEPMVRLDNLKQDDLNVDATTGKSINAIRAFAGKGTLVWGARTLAGNDNEWRYVSVRRFFNMVEESIKKSTYWAVFEPNDANTWVKVRGMIENYLIDKWREGALAGATPKDAFFVKCGLGTTMNSQDILEGRMNVEIGMAVVRPAEFIILKFSHKLQTS